The sequence GGTCCCTGTCTTGGTGGGCATCTTGGTATCCTTGCTAAAGGTGAACGGGCTGTATCAACGACCAACCGAAATTTTATTGGCAGGATGGGCCATCCAGAGAGCGAAGTTTACCTTTCCAATCCCGCAATTGCAGCATCCTCGGCAGTTCTGGGCTGGATTGGACCACCCGAGGAAATTGGTTTGAAATAAAAGGAGGAAGTATGAAAATTCAAGGAAAGGTCTGGAAATTCGGTAATGATATTGATACCGATGTGATTATCCCAGCACGGTATCTCAGCATATCTGACCCCAAAATCCTTGCCCAACACTGTATGGAGCCAATCAGACCACATTTCTCAAATTTCGTGAAAAATGGTGATATAATAGTTGCGGGAGAGAATTTTGGCTGTGGCTCATCAAGGGAACATGCTCCGTTGGCAATAAAGGGATGTGGTATTTCGGTTGTCATTGCAAAATCATTTGCCCGGATATTCTTCAGGAATGCTCTCAATATCGGGTTATGGGTCTTTGAAATGCCGGAACTGTATAACTTAGTTGAAGAAGGAGATACAATTGTTATTGACCTGAAAAAAGGGTTCATTGAGCATTGCATTACAAAAAAAAGATATCCTACACCTCAATATCCAGCGTTCCTCCAGCAGATAATAAACTCGGGCGGTCTCATCTCTTATCTTTTAAAAAACATTGGAGAAAAATAAATGAAAAAGAGGTTGTATCGAATTCTTTTATTGCCTGGCGATGGAATTGGACCTGAGATAATGGCAGAAGCAGTAAAAATAATAGATGCTGTATCACATGCGGGTATAAACATTGAGATTGATACTGATTTAATCGGCGGTGCTGCCATTGAAAAATACGGTATGCCCATCACTGAAACGACAATAAAAAAAGCCAAAAGATGCGATGCAGTTCTTCTTGGTGCGGTTGGTGGTCGGAAGTGGGATTCGCTATCCTATAACTTAAGACCAGAACAGGGTTTGCTCCTATTGAGAAAATCGCTCAAACTCTTTGCAAACCTGAGACCGGTGAAAACCTTGAGGCCACTTCTTAATATTTCACCCTTAAAGAGTGAAATTGTAAACGGCGTTGATTTTATAATCGTCCGTGAATTGACCAGTGGTATCTATTTCGGTAAACCAAGAGGGATAAAATCCACACCACGCGGTGAAAAGGGATACAACACTGAAGTGTATTATCAACATGAAATAGAACGGATTGCTCATATTGCCTTTCAATTAGCACAAAAGCGCCGTAAAAAAGTCACCTCCGTGGACAAGGCGAATGTCCTTGAATCCTCTATTT comes from candidate division WOR-3 bacterium and encodes:
- the leuB gene encoding 3-isopropylmalate dehydrogenase codes for the protein MKKRLYRILLLPGDGIGPEIMAEAVKIIDAVSHAGINIEIDTDLIGGAAIEKYGMPITETTIKKAKRCDAVLLGAVGGRKWDSLSYNLRPEQGLLLLRKSLKLFANLRPVKTLRPLLNISPLKSEIVNGVDFIIVRELTSGIYFGKPRGIKSTPRGEKGYNTEVYYQHEIERIAHIAFQLAQKRRKKVTSVDKANVLESSILWRKVVNEVHKEYPDVELNHLYVDNCAMQIIKDPKQFDIILTNNIFGDILSDESAMITGSIGMLPSASLGRSVGLYEPVHGSAPDIAGRNIANPCGIILSLALLFRYSLNYPQVAQVIEEAVERVIAANYRTKDIAGKNSRILNTSEIGDCIKEEVAKKLTP
- a CDS encoding 3-isopropylmalate dehydratase small subunit, whose translation is MKIQGKVWKFGNDIDTDVIIPARYLSISDPKILAQHCMEPIRPHFSNFVKNGDIIVAGENFGCGSSREHAPLAIKGCGISVVIAKSFARIFFRNALNIGLWVFEMPELYNLVEEGDTIVIDLKKGFIEHCITKKRYPTPQYPAFLQQIINSGGLISYLLKNIGEK